From Saccharibacillus brassicae:
TCCGGTTCGCGGAGCAGCCGCCCGCGCGCGGACGAGAAGTTGTCGGCGGTCGAGATCACGATCTTCGAGCAGCTGCGCCTGATCCGGCGCGAGCTGGCGGAGAAAGAACATGTGCCGTCCTATATCATCTTCAACGATGCGACGCTGAGCGAGATGAGTATCCACAAGCCGAGAACCGAGTTCGAGATGCTGCGGATCAAAGGCGTCGGCGAAGTCAAATACCGCAAATACGGCCGTCCGTTCCTGGAGTTTTTCCAGAACCGGGAAGGCGACGCCGGAGGCGGCAGTTCCGCAGCGGACGACGGCGGCTATTACGACATGGAAGCTCCGCCGGAAGACGATTCCAACCTGTTCGCCTACTACGAAGACCCCGATCCGTCGAACCCTTCGTAAGACGGGTTGCGGAAGCGATCCGCGCGGTGACCTGTGAACGGGGCGCCGGGGAACGGAAGGATTGCCTCGATCGAATAGAGATGTACATGGAAAAGAAGCTTTCCGCCCTGAGCCAAAGGGCGGGAAGCTTCTTTTTGTGCGGTCTATGTTGAGAGCGTTTAATTTGGAGAGGTTGATGCTGAAATCCGTTGATGTTGAATCGTTGATGCTGAAATCCGTTGATGTTGAATCGTTGATGCTGAAATACGTTGATTGTTGGACGCGTTTATATCGAACGCGTTTTTTTCTAGCGTGCGGACGACGGAAAATGCCCGTCGAGCCAGACAATCCAGTCGGCGATCACTTCGTCGCGATTGGTCTCGAAGGCAAGTTCGTGCCGCGCTTCGGGATACAGCCGGCATTCCAGGTCTTCCAGGCCGGCTTGTTCGTAGACGCTTCTGAGATGATCCAGGCCGTTTGCTCCGCCGACCGGATCGAACTCGCCGCAGCAGAGCAGAAGCGGCTTGGATCGGTCCAGCCGCTGCGCCAGGCCGGGCTGCTGGAGTTCCAGCAGCAGCTGGAAAAAGTCGCGGTAAAATCCGCAGCTGAACAACGTCCGTCCGTAGAGGCGCGCGAATTCGTCGACCGCGTCTTCGTCCCGCGACAGCCAGTCGAAGCGGGTGCGGCGCGGCTTGAAGCCTCTGCCGAACGGGCCGAACACGAGCGCGTTCAGCGCCGGCGACGAGAAAGCCGGCGACAGCAGCCGCGCCTCCGCGGCGGCCAGCGCCGCTCCGAGCTTGAGCGGCAGTTCGGCGCGCTCGCCGCCGCTGCCTGTCAGCATGAAGCCGGCATATTCCGCCGGACGGTCGGCCATCAGCTTGCGGGCGAGAAACGAGCCCATGCTGTGGCCAAGCAGCACGACCGGCGCGCCCGGATGGCGCCGGCGAATCTCCGCCGTCACCTTCAGCAGGTCGCGGCACATGCCGTTCAGCGCATCGGGCCCGGCGTAGCCCTGGCGCAGCGGTCCGGCCGGCGTATCGCCGACCGTACGGCCGTGGCCGCGATGATCGCCGGCGTACACGGCATAGCCCGCCGCGTTCAGCGCCGCGGCGAGCCCGGCGTAGCGGCCGCCGTTCTCGCCCATGCCGTGCGAAATCTGCACGACGGCCCGGGGGTGTTCCAGCGGCCAGGCGCTGACGCACACCGATACCCCGTCCGCGCCTTCGAGCATGAACGAAGGCGCGGGCGGAGCTTCCTGCTCGCGTCGTTCACGCGACGGTTCGCGCTTGCGGGCTGCGCCGCCGCTGCGCCGCTCGCGTTCTTTTGGCGATTCGCTGCCGCTGCGCCGCTCGCGCGCAAGCGCGGCGGAGAACCGGCTTCGCCCCGGGATGCGGGCCGTTCCCGCTCCCGACGGCTTGGATGGCGCGGCCGGGTGCGCCGCGGCCTTATGCAGTCGATTGAGCATAAGAAGGTCACTCCTTTCATGAGTTGATGATTGAATAATTCTATTCTTCGCTTGTTCGCCGGATACCGTGTTCAAGTGATGATTTTCCGTCCTTTATCTGTCTGTCATCTGTCTGTCATCTGTCCGTTATCTGCTGTGATCTGCCGTCATCCGTCTGCTATCTTTCCGCTATTTTCAACCTGAGCGAAAATGTCCTTCTGTTGAGGTATACCCATTTTTCTGGGTATTCGATTGCAAACCGCCCAAATACGCGCAAAGAAAAACGCAAAAAACGCAAACCAAAAAAACCGGGAGAACGGCTCTCCCGGTTTTTCGGCTGCGCAAGGTCGGGCCTGCGCGCCACGCCGCGCGTCTGCGCCTCGACGCTTGCGGCTTGCCGCGGCTTAACGTGCTGTAATCGCGCCGACGGCGTCAGACCTTTTCGACCGCGATCAGATAAGGCGCGGCCGGCCGCTGCGGCTGGCGGTAC
This genomic window contains:
- a CDS encoding alpha/beta fold hydrolase; this encodes MLNRLHKAAAHPAAPSKPSGAGTARIPGRSRFSAALARERRSGSESPKERERRSGGAARKREPSRERREQEAPPAPSFMLEGADGVSVCVSAWPLEHPRAVVQISHGMGENGGRYAGLAAALNAAGYAVYAGDHRGHGRTVGDTPAGPLRQGYAGPDALNGMCRDLLKVTAEIRRRHPGAPVVLLGHSMGSFLARKLMADRPAEYAGFMLTGSGGERAELPLKLGAALAAAEARLLSPAFSSPALNALVFGPFGRGFKPRRTRFDWLSRDEDAVDEFARLYGRTLFSCGFYRDFFQLLLELQQPGLAQRLDRSKPLLLCCGEFDPVGGANGLDHLRSVYEQAGLEDLECRLYPEARHELAFETNRDEVIADWIVWLDGHFPSSAR